One stretch of Maylandia zebra isolate NMK-2024a linkage group LG13, Mzebra_GT3a, whole genome shotgun sequence DNA includes these proteins:
- the nfkb2 gene encoding nuclear factor NF-kappa-B p100 subunit isoform X1, with protein MAGALRMTEAQFIGGYEHDLQQFMPYDYIPVDIKTEPFMPETAHGPYIQIIEEPKQRGFRFRYECEGPSHGGLPGASSEKNKRTYPTVRINNYVGLARVEVQLVTHTDPPRVHAHSLVGRHCVENGTCTIDIGPNDLTASFSNLGILHVTKKGVVEVLTRRLREEKKRLKGPHCHLTDVEESAIVKEAKELGKTMDLNIVRLKFTAYLQDSTGAFTRALKPVVSNPIYDSKSPNASNLKISRMDKTCGSVLGGDEIFLLCDKVQKDDIEIRFYEEDEDGCWEAFGDFSPTDVHKQYAIVFKTPAYHSTEIERPVTVFLQLRRKKAGDSSDPKQFTYIPQVLDKEEVLRKKQKPLPHYEHWRGGRGGGGAGGFGGSGGGGFQFHQEMNGAGGGAGTGGFFNVSFSGFGNGGGAQMSGSAPQSGAAQQQQQTDRQTGGQSDSPLRQQLLQIAAALNSRVSQSARQTATALLQYCSTGDARVLLAIQRHLCGIQDGNGDTPLHLAIIHHQTGVIQQLIHTLLSSQQQGIINTANHLQQTPLHLAVITRQVKVVEVLLKAGADPSLVDKDGRTPLHLAALAGDHNILRFLLAHLGECHAHLVNMPDFHGLHPLHLAVRRDGERCLRLLVEGGAKINEPEQKSGNTALHLAVRENLFKVACLLITELRADVNACTFGGNTPLHLAASLSSPTFCSMLIAAGADKSIENDEPLFFSSSSSDDEDEPIREEEKEREVAPKTSNPRKRPAGGHTPLDLAKCQKVRKVLSPSKSPKSDRRGSGNIRPTTSSTEEVERAGLDEDTLSRLVNVLSVGDVPWKKLAEKLGMMTLTHLYQDSPTPCRQLLRHYKLGGGAVEGLVEALQSLGLTEGVRLLRNAELRDDKHNTDVTVDSGFGSQPMEDVEPPAGVQ; from the exons ATGGCAGGAGCCCTGCG GATGACTGAAGCCCAGTTCATCGGCGGCTACGAGCACGAC CTGCAGCAGTTCATGCCGTACGACTATATTCCAGTGGACATAAAGACAGAGCCCTTCATGCCTGAGACAG cTCACGGCCCGTACATTCAGATCATCGAAGAGCCCAAACAG agGGGATTTCGTTTCCGTTATGAGTGCGAGGGTCCATCACACGGCGGGCTCCCGGGGGCCTCCAGCGAGAAGAACAAGAGAACGTACCCCACAGTGAGG ATCAATAACTACGTGGGTCTGGCCCGGGTCGAGGTCCAGCTAGTGACGCACACCGACCCTCCTCGCGTCCACGCCCACAGTCTGGTTGGACGCCACTGCGTCGAAAACGGCACCTGCACCATCGACATTGGCCCCAACGACCTCACCGCCTC GTTCAGCAACCTGGGGATCCTCCATGTGACCAAGAAGGGTGTGGTTGAAGTTCTGACCCGGAGGctgagagaagagaagaagcGGCTCAAAGGGCCGCACTGTCACCTGACAG ATGTCGAGGAGTCGGCCATCGTGAAGGAGGCCAAGGAGCTAGGGAAGACGATGGACCTGAACATCGTCAGGTTAAAGTTCACCGCCTACCTGCAGGACAGCACCGGCGCCTTCACCCGAGCGCTGAAGCCCGTCGTCTCCAACCCCATCTACGACAGCA AGTCTCCCAACGCCTCCAACCTGAAGATCTCCCGCATGGATAAGACGTGCGGCTCGGTGCTCGGAGGAGACGAGATCTTCTTGCTCTGCGACAAAGTCCAGAAAG ATGACATCGAGATCCGGTTTTACGAGGAGGACGAGGACGGATGCTGGGAGGCATTTGGGGACTTCTCACCTACGGACGTCCACAAAcag TACGCCATCGTGTTCAAAACGCCGGCCTATCACAGCACAGAGATCGAGCGGCCCGTCACCGTCTTCCTGCAGCTGAGGAGGAAGAAGGCGGGCGACAGCAGTGACCCCAAACAGTTCACTTACATCCCGCAAGTCCTAG ACAAAGAGGAGGtgctgaggaagaagcagaagcCGCTGCCTCACTATGAGCactggagaggaggaagaggaggaggaggagccggGGGATTTGGTGGATCAGGAGGAGGAG GATTTCAGTTCCACCAGGAGATGAATGGAGCCGGGGGAGGAGCAGGAACGGGAgggttttttaatgtctctttcTCTGGCTTCGGTAATGGGGGAGGGGCTCAGATGTCAGGCTCCGCCCCTCAGTCAGGTGctgctcagcagcagcagcagaccgaCAGACAGACAGGAGGACAGAGCGACTCGCCGCTCcgtcagcagctccttcagatCG CTGCTGCCCTCAACAGCAGAGTCTCTCAGAGCGCCCGGCAGACCGCCACCGCCCTGCTGCAGTACTGCAGCACTGGAGACGCTCGCGTCCTCCTCGCCATCCAGAGACACCTGTGTGGCATCCAAGATGGAAACGGAGACAC ACCTTTACACCTGGCCATCATCCATCATCAGACAGGTGTGATCCAGCAGCTGATCCACACTCTGCTCAGCAGCCAGCAGCAAGGCATCATCAACACAGCCAACCACCTCCAGCAG acTCCCTTGCACCTGGCGGTGATCACACGGCAGGTGAAGGTGGTGGAGGTGCTGCTGAAGGCGGGGGCTGACCCCAGCCTGGTGGACAAAGATGGCCGTACCCCCCTCCACCTGGCGGCGCTGGCCGGGGACCACAACATTCTTCGCTTCCTGCTGGCTCACCTGGGAGAATGCCACGCCCACCTGGTCAACATGCCTGATTTCCACG GCCTCCACCCACTTCACCTGGCTGTGAGGAGGGACGGCGAGCGCTGCCTGCGTCTGCTGGTGGAGGGCGGAGCCAAAATAAACGAGCCTGAGCAGAAGAGCGGGAACACCGCCCTCCACCTGGCCGTCAGAGAAAACCTGTTCAAGGTGGCCTGCCTGCTCATCACCGAG CTCCGAGCTGACGTTAACGCCTGCACGTTTGGAGGAAACACGCCGCTCCACCTAGCCGCAAGCCTCAGCTCGCCGACCTTCTGCTCCATGCTCATCGCTGCAG GTGCTGATAAGTCCATCGAGAACGATGAGCCgctcttcttcagctcctcctcctcagacgatgaagatgaaccaatcagagaagaagagaaagagcgAGAGGTCGCCCCAAAGACATCCAATCCCCGCAAGAGACCTGCAGGAGGCCACACCCCCCTGGACCTGGCTAAATGCCAAAAG GTCAGGAAAGTGTTGTCGCCATCTAAGAGTCCGAAGTCGGATCGCCGCGGCAGCGGGAACATCAGACCGACGACCAGCAGCACTGAAG AGGTGGAGCGCGCGGGGCTCGACGAGGACACGCTGTCACGGCTCGTGAACGTGCTGAGCGTCGGCGACGTCCCCTGGAAGAAACTGGCGGAGAAGTTGGGCATGATGACGCTGACTCACCTGTACCAGGACAGTCCGACGCCCTGCCGCCAGCTGCTGCGCCATTACAAG ctgggtggaggtgcagtcgAAGGCCTGGTTGAAGCTCTGCAGTCTCTCGGTCTGACAGAAGGAGTCCGACTGCTGAGGAACGCCGAGCTCCGAGACGACAAACACAACACAG ACGTCACTGTCGACAGCGGCTTCGGCAGCCAACCAATGGAGGACGTGGAGCCGCCCGCGGGCGTGCAGTGA
- the nfkb2 gene encoding nuclear factor NF-kappa-B p100 subunit isoform X2: protein MTEAQFIGGYEHDLQQFMPYDYIPVDIKTEPFMPETAHGPYIQIIEEPKQRGFRFRYECEGPSHGGLPGASSEKNKRTYPTVRINNYVGLARVEVQLVTHTDPPRVHAHSLVGRHCVENGTCTIDIGPNDLTASFSNLGILHVTKKGVVEVLTRRLREEKKRLKGPHCHLTDVEESAIVKEAKELGKTMDLNIVRLKFTAYLQDSTGAFTRALKPVVSNPIYDSKSPNASNLKISRMDKTCGSVLGGDEIFLLCDKVQKDDIEIRFYEEDEDGCWEAFGDFSPTDVHKQYAIVFKTPAYHSTEIERPVTVFLQLRRKKAGDSSDPKQFTYIPQVLDKEEVLRKKQKPLPHYEHWRGGRGGGGAGGFGGSGGGGFQFHQEMNGAGGGAGTGGFFNVSFSGFGNGGGAQMSGSAPQSGAAQQQQQTDRQTGGQSDSPLRQQLLQIAAALNSRVSQSARQTATALLQYCSTGDARVLLAIQRHLCGIQDGNGDTPLHLAIIHHQTGVIQQLIHTLLSSQQQGIINTANHLQQTPLHLAVITRQVKVVEVLLKAGADPSLVDKDGRTPLHLAALAGDHNILRFLLAHLGECHAHLVNMPDFHGLHPLHLAVRRDGERCLRLLVEGGAKINEPEQKSGNTALHLAVRENLFKVACLLITELRADVNACTFGGNTPLHLAASLSSPTFCSMLIAAGADKSIENDEPLFFSSSSSDDEDEPIREEEKEREVAPKTSNPRKRPAGGHTPLDLAKCQKVRKVLSPSKSPKSDRRGSGNIRPTTSSTEEVERAGLDEDTLSRLVNVLSVGDVPWKKLAEKLGMMTLTHLYQDSPTPCRQLLRHYKLGGGAVEGLVEALQSLGLTEGVRLLRNAELRDDKHNTDVTVDSGFGSQPMEDVEPPAGVQ, encoded by the exons ATGACTGAAGCCCAGTTCATCGGCGGCTACGAGCACGAC CTGCAGCAGTTCATGCCGTACGACTATATTCCAGTGGACATAAAGACAGAGCCCTTCATGCCTGAGACAG cTCACGGCCCGTACATTCAGATCATCGAAGAGCCCAAACAG agGGGATTTCGTTTCCGTTATGAGTGCGAGGGTCCATCACACGGCGGGCTCCCGGGGGCCTCCAGCGAGAAGAACAAGAGAACGTACCCCACAGTGAGG ATCAATAACTACGTGGGTCTGGCCCGGGTCGAGGTCCAGCTAGTGACGCACACCGACCCTCCTCGCGTCCACGCCCACAGTCTGGTTGGACGCCACTGCGTCGAAAACGGCACCTGCACCATCGACATTGGCCCCAACGACCTCACCGCCTC GTTCAGCAACCTGGGGATCCTCCATGTGACCAAGAAGGGTGTGGTTGAAGTTCTGACCCGGAGGctgagagaagagaagaagcGGCTCAAAGGGCCGCACTGTCACCTGACAG ATGTCGAGGAGTCGGCCATCGTGAAGGAGGCCAAGGAGCTAGGGAAGACGATGGACCTGAACATCGTCAGGTTAAAGTTCACCGCCTACCTGCAGGACAGCACCGGCGCCTTCACCCGAGCGCTGAAGCCCGTCGTCTCCAACCCCATCTACGACAGCA AGTCTCCCAACGCCTCCAACCTGAAGATCTCCCGCATGGATAAGACGTGCGGCTCGGTGCTCGGAGGAGACGAGATCTTCTTGCTCTGCGACAAAGTCCAGAAAG ATGACATCGAGATCCGGTTTTACGAGGAGGACGAGGACGGATGCTGGGAGGCATTTGGGGACTTCTCACCTACGGACGTCCACAAAcag TACGCCATCGTGTTCAAAACGCCGGCCTATCACAGCACAGAGATCGAGCGGCCCGTCACCGTCTTCCTGCAGCTGAGGAGGAAGAAGGCGGGCGACAGCAGTGACCCCAAACAGTTCACTTACATCCCGCAAGTCCTAG ACAAAGAGGAGGtgctgaggaagaagcagaagcCGCTGCCTCACTATGAGCactggagaggaggaagaggaggaggaggagccggGGGATTTGGTGGATCAGGAGGAGGAG GATTTCAGTTCCACCAGGAGATGAATGGAGCCGGGGGAGGAGCAGGAACGGGAgggttttttaatgtctctttcTCTGGCTTCGGTAATGGGGGAGGGGCTCAGATGTCAGGCTCCGCCCCTCAGTCAGGTGctgctcagcagcagcagcagaccgaCAGACAGACAGGAGGACAGAGCGACTCGCCGCTCcgtcagcagctccttcagatCG CTGCTGCCCTCAACAGCAGAGTCTCTCAGAGCGCCCGGCAGACCGCCACCGCCCTGCTGCAGTACTGCAGCACTGGAGACGCTCGCGTCCTCCTCGCCATCCAGAGACACCTGTGTGGCATCCAAGATGGAAACGGAGACAC ACCTTTACACCTGGCCATCATCCATCATCAGACAGGTGTGATCCAGCAGCTGATCCACACTCTGCTCAGCAGCCAGCAGCAAGGCATCATCAACACAGCCAACCACCTCCAGCAG acTCCCTTGCACCTGGCGGTGATCACACGGCAGGTGAAGGTGGTGGAGGTGCTGCTGAAGGCGGGGGCTGACCCCAGCCTGGTGGACAAAGATGGCCGTACCCCCCTCCACCTGGCGGCGCTGGCCGGGGACCACAACATTCTTCGCTTCCTGCTGGCTCACCTGGGAGAATGCCACGCCCACCTGGTCAACATGCCTGATTTCCACG GCCTCCACCCACTTCACCTGGCTGTGAGGAGGGACGGCGAGCGCTGCCTGCGTCTGCTGGTGGAGGGCGGAGCCAAAATAAACGAGCCTGAGCAGAAGAGCGGGAACACCGCCCTCCACCTGGCCGTCAGAGAAAACCTGTTCAAGGTGGCCTGCCTGCTCATCACCGAG CTCCGAGCTGACGTTAACGCCTGCACGTTTGGAGGAAACACGCCGCTCCACCTAGCCGCAAGCCTCAGCTCGCCGACCTTCTGCTCCATGCTCATCGCTGCAG GTGCTGATAAGTCCATCGAGAACGATGAGCCgctcttcttcagctcctcctcctcagacgatgaagatgaaccaatcagagaagaagagaaagagcgAGAGGTCGCCCCAAAGACATCCAATCCCCGCAAGAGACCTGCAGGAGGCCACACCCCCCTGGACCTGGCTAAATGCCAAAAG GTCAGGAAAGTGTTGTCGCCATCTAAGAGTCCGAAGTCGGATCGCCGCGGCAGCGGGAACATCAGACCGACGACCAGCAGCACTGAAG AGGTGGAGCGCGCGGGGCTCGACGAGGACACGCTGTCACGGCTCGTGAACGTGCTGAGCGTCGGCGACGTCCCCTGGAAGAAACTGGCGGAGAAGTTGGGCATGATGACGCTGACTCACCTGTACCAGGACAGTCCGACGCCCTGCCGCCAGCTGCTGCGCCATTACAAG ctgggtggaggtgcagtcgAAGGCCTGGTTGAAGCTCTGCAGTCTCTCGGTCTGACAGAAGGAGTCCGACTGCTGAGGAACGCCGAGCTCCGAGACGACAAACACAACACAG ACGTCACTGTCGACAGCGGCTTCGGCAGCCAACCAATGGAGGACGTGGAGCCGCCCGCGGGCGTGCAGTGA